GGTCCCGCATCATTCCTGGGGGAACCCGAAAAGAATACGGCGCTAATGCTCCAGGATCAGATCAACGCCAAAGGGGGAGTTTCGGGGAAGAAGATAGAACTCATTGTCTATGACGATGAGTCCGATGTGAACAAGGCCGTTCTTGCCGCTGATAAACTCCTGAAGAAGGACAAGGTCATGGCGGTGATCGGACCTACCACTTCAGGAAACACGTTTGCCATCGAAGATAAATTCGAAAAAGCGAATATCCCTCTCATCTCATGCGCCGCGGCAGAGAAGATCGTGAAACCGGTTAAGAAATGGGTTTTCAAGACGCCTCAGTCCGACAGACTCGCTGTGATGAAGATCTATGACACGCTCGTAGCGAAGAAGACGAAGAAGATTGCACTCATTACGGTTTCGGACGGGTTCGGGCAATCCGGAAGGGAAGTGCTCAAGGAGCTGGCACCAAGGATGGGGCTGGAAATTGTTGCCGATGAGGTCTATGGTCCGAAGGACACGGACATGACTGCCCAGCTCACAAAGATCAGGGGATCGGGAGCCGGAGCGATCGTGTGCTGGGGAACGAATCCGGGACCGGCCGTCATCGCCAAGAACAGGGTCCAGCTCGGGATGGACATTCCGCTTTACATGAGTCACGGTGTCGCTTCGAAGAAGTTCATCGAGCTTGCCGGTTCAGCGGCGGAAGGCATCATGCTTCCCGCCGGAAAGCTGATCGTGGCAGACCAGATCCCCGGCATCGATCCACAAAAGGCGATTCTCCTCAAGTATATCAAGGATTATGAGTCGCGATACAAGGCCCCGGTTTCTTCTTTCGGAGCCTATGCGGGGGATGCTCTCACGCTCGTCACCAAGGCGGTCGAGACGGGTAAGTCCTCAAACCCTGCCGATATCCGCAATAGCGTCGAGAAGACAAAAGGGTTTGTCGGCATCACCGGCGTCTTTAATTTTTCGCCCGAGGACCACAACGGTCTCGACGAAAATTCCTTTGAAATGGTCGTCATCGAGAGGGGAGACTGGAAGATCATCAAGAAGTAGATGGGAATTTCGAGCTACCTCCAGTTTCTCGTATCGGGGTTGACCGTGGGCAGCACCTACGGCCTCACTGCCCTCGGCTTTACCATTATCTTTAATACGACTGGCATCATCAATTTCGCTCAGGGCGAGTTTGTCATGCTCGGCGGAATGCTCTCGGTTTTTTTTCTCAAATGGCTTCATCTTGGGCTTCCTCTCTCTGTGCTCTTCTCCCTGCTCGTTACGACCCTTGTCGGCGCCGCCATAGAGCAGTTTACCATTAAACCGGTGAAGGATTCCTCGGTGATCAACCTCATCATTGTAACCATAGGCGTTTCGATATTCACCCGGGGACTCGCAATGCTCATCTGGGGAAAGGACACCTTCGCACTTCCTCAGTTTTCCGGGAGCGCGCCGCTCACCTTCGGTGGTGTCGCGGTAACGACGCAGAGCATATGGATACTCGCCATAACCCTCTCGCTGCTTTTTCTCCTGAGGGCTTTCTTTACGAAGACGATTTACGGGAAGGGCATGCTTGCCTGCTCGTACGACAGGAAGGCCTCCTATCTTGTGGGGATCGGGGTACAGAAGATGGTGCTCCTCTCCTTCATGATATCGGCCCTCGTGGGGGCAGTGGGAGGGGCGATCCTCGCACCGGTGACGATGACCTCCTACGATGTCGGAATCCTTCTCGGCCTCAAGGGATTTGCCGCCTGTATCATCGGAGGACTCGGCAACCCCTTCGGTGCCGCAGCGGGAGGACTCTTGCTCGGCGTTCTCGAATCTTTCGGAGCAGGGGTTATCTCATCGGCATACAAGGATGCCTTTGCCTTTCTTGTCCTGCTCATCCTCTTGTTCGTGAAGCCATCGGGACTATTCGGCCAGACCAGGGTCGAGAGGGTATAAGGTGCAGGGTTTCAGAAGGGATCTCGCCGCTGTCGCGGGGTTCCTTGTCTTCGTCGGAGCGGTGCCTCGGCTGCTCACGAATGACTACTACATTAATGCCCTCACCCTCTCCTGGATCCATGCCATTATTGCCGTCGGGCTCAATCTCCTCATGGGATATGCCGGCCAGATATCCCTCGGTCATGCTGCCTTTTACGGCCTCGCCGCTTACACGAGCGCCATAATAACCACGACCTTATCTCTGCCGAT
This window of the Thermodesulfovibrionales bacterium genome carries:
- a CDS encoding ABC transporter substrate-binding protein — translated: MKKVSLCIAALSLVALSLSAAFAEDALKIGAIFSVTGPASFLGEPEKNTALMLQDQINAKGGVSGKKIELIVYDDESDVNKAVLAADKLLKKDKVMAVIGPTTSGNTFAIEDKFEKANIPLISCAAAEKIVKPVKKWVFKTPQSDRLAVMKIYDTLVAKKTKKIALITVSDGFGQSGREVLKELAPRMGLEIVADEVYGPKDTDMTAQLTKIRGSGAGAIVCWGTNPGPAVIAKNRVQLGMDIPLYMSHGVASKKFIELAGSAAEGIMLPAGKLIVADQIPGIDPQKAILLKYIKDYESRYKAPVSSFGAYAGDALTLVTKAVETGKSSNPADIRNSVEKTKGFVGITGVFNFSPEDHNGLDENSFEMVVIERGDWKIIKK
- a CDS encoding branched-chain amino acid ABC transporter permease — its product is MGISSYLQFLVSGLTVGSTYGLTALGFTIIFNTTGIINFAQGEFVMLGGMLSVFFLKWLHLGLPLSVLFSLLVTTLVGAAIEQFTIKPVKDSSVINLIIVTIGVSIFTRGLAMLIWGKDTFALPQFSGSAPLTFGGVAVTTQSIWILAITLSLLFLLRAFFTKTIYGKGMLACSYDRKASYLVGIGVQKMVLLSFMISALVGAVGGAILAPVTMTSYDVGILLGLKGFAACIIGGLGNPFGAAAGGLLLGVLESFGAGVISSAYKDAFAFLVLLILLFVKPSGLFGQTRVERV